The following nucleotide sequence is from Glycine max cultivar Williams 82 chromosome 9, Glycine_max_v4.0, whole genome shotgun sequence.
ATAGAACTATTTTCTTAAGGTTAAGATATCAAGATGACAAATAAGCATGACTGATTTGCATAATCTCATTCTGGACTTCGGTTTTCTTCTACCTGGGTGGTGTGGCACTCAGTTTTATGTGTATCTGATGTGTTTCttgtatatttaaaagttataatttgaaCATCGATTTCTGCTGTAAGTAACTAGATAAATCAGTAGAGATAATTTTTCCATAGATGCCATCTTTGAAATTGCTAGTATTAAAGTGATAATTTTTCCATAGATGCCATCTTTgagattaaattttgtttataacaTTTGATCTctctcttataaaaaaatgtgtccCTCTTTTATGTATTTTGCTGTAGAAATAGTTCTTGTTACATTTATTGTTTCATTTTACTCTTGCAAGTTtagtattttaaattgaataaatagtttaaagttgaaaaattatgaaTAGCTCCGttttttaatagtattttaaaCTCCTTGTCATAGCTGTTCTGTTTTCTTCAAATGCTAAGTGGGATTTCTTTTTTATGGCAGCACAGCATTCCTTATAGGTCCTAAAAGGCAAGTGACAATGATGCTGGATCCTGCCCGTATATATGCAACAGCCATATACATTGCAAGTATGATAATCGCCTTGTTCTGTGCTCTTTATGTAAGTAAAAATGCATttgtcttttcttccttttatttaAACACAAATAGAGCCTTTCTTAAAATTTAGCTCACTATCTCATTATTTTGCGTTAAGCAGGTTCATAACAAGTTACTGACACTTCTTGCAATTATTTTGGAGTTTGGGGCACTTGTTTGGTATGTCACAAATTTTCCAAATGCCTTCcatataaatttgtttgatatatAACCTATAGTGTGGTGTATGCACGCATTAAGTTACCATACCATAAATATGATGTGGCATAAGCAGGAGTAAGCCTATTTTAGGGAAAATTCTAACATAAATTCAATTATATGTGCCCTGGAGAAAAATGCTATATGTCCAGTGATAGGCCCCGGAGAAAAATAGTTACAATGGTTATAGAATTATTTAGAGGGCATTATTAATTGTTAGAATTGTAAAACAGAAATAGCTTAGTTGTGAAAGGGGAAACTCTTGGAGAATTCTCCCCTTATTTTGTTCAAATCCACTCTTGTTCTTTCTATCTTTGTTCTATTCTTCAATTCTGGTTCATTGATTCGTAACAACCAGTCTGGCAGTACCATACTGAAATTAGTAGAAGACTTTCTCCATTTCAGTTTTGTTAGGTCCCACAGTTTTGCTGATTTCTTCAACTTGGTTTAGGCACATACTTGTCAGTTTGTAATGGTTTTAGTATATGTCAGGTAATATACCAGAGATATATAAGTGCCTTCATTTCTGGTGTAACCACAAACagatcataaaaaatgaaaacctaTGTAGTAAATATGTATGTTTATAGTTGAAATGGCTTAGGTATTCTGTAATGTCCATGATAGGGACTATGTGCATAAAGGgagaaataagataaaaagagaaattcGGCTACAATGCTTAGTGATAAAGCAGAAGATAGGAATTGGAAATGAACTTAGCATAGTTTGCAGCAGAAACTTCAATTTGGGATTAATTCGTTGTTGAGTTTTGAGGCATAAATTATGGCGTGGATGGTGAAGCTCCTTTTAGCATTAAAACCAGAATAACTAGCTCCAAGCCGGGTGAAATCGTGAATAGCAACAGTTTTCATGATTCAACAGGCCTTTAGTTGGCTCATGTGGCAGTATCTGATGGCAATACATCTTTACTAAAGTTGCAATTATAAGACATAAAAAGTGAGAAACCAAGGAACGAAGCTAGCACCCAATAATGCAAGGAATGAGCTTCTACCACTACATACCAATgtgttttatcattttataatatgGTATAAGCTACCTTATACctgaatgttaaaaataaacgaaaactttataaaattcaattttgatcCGTTATCAGTATGTATTTATTGTCACATCATTATAAGAGTTTAACTTATAAAgcattataaaagtaaaaatactaGCTTCCATCTgaaatttttatgatatatatgcTATCAATATTTGTATAATCTGATATCTCTTGGAGAATGCAATAATATGATTTATCCTGTTGTGATTGACAGCTGTCCACACCTGTGTAATGTTTTAATACTTCTTCTATCTTCTGATGTTTTGATTGACAGGTATAGCTTGAGCTACATCCCTTTTGCGAGGGCCATGGTTTCAAAGATCATGGTTTCATGCTTTGACACAGAATTTTAGGTTATATACTCGAGATTATGACattgtatgttgaactcactgcATTGACAGCCTCAATATCCTTGCAGTCCTGTAGAAAAGTTTTTTTGCTGCTGAAATACACTTGTGGACTATGATTCTCTACTGCTTGCTCTTTCCTTTTGTGGAGTCTTGTTTAGGTTTTACTAGATTGTTAGACGTAAAATCTTGTTAATTTGTATTATGTTGTTTATGAGCTAATGTAaagattttcatttctttcaactAGTTGTCATCTCATTCTTGGTGGAGGCTAAGATGGGAGAGTTAAACATGTTTCTCACCATGGGAAAGGTTTTGtaaaccattattttttttttattattttgatccgatggatttttcttcttctttttcttcttatcttttCCTATTTAACCTTTTCCCCcttcctctctctttctctctgctGCAGACCACCAGTGTGCCATCGTTggaatttttttctcctttcctCTTGCACCGCGTGCTTCATTGGCACCCACTAAAACTAACACAAAAAATGAATCTTCATCTTGGTGGCGCCTGAAGATGCTTTACCAAAGCAAAAGTCGTGCATCCTTCAACAATCATGTTCATCACTTCCTCTACAAACACAATCACTAAACGATTTACACACGTTTATGCAACCAATAAAGAGAAACATGGAAGAAGAAACACCATACTGCAATCCAAACAAACACAGCGACACACACACGATGAGATTAGAGGCATTGATTTACCATTGGCGCCAatgagttttttcaaaaactaaaataaattaatttgcttTGCTCGTCCATACTCACATTTTTGCGAGATCGACAATTGTATGAGTGGCGTGGAAAGGAGTTTTGCATGCTCATCGACATGGCCAATGTCGTTCTGATCTTCCCCTCTTAGAGAGTTGTTTCTTGTCGTGCTTACAGTTTTGGCCCGTCCATTGGAAGAGGCTCTgatcttattaataatatttttaaggatATGGGACTGTTCATTTCAAGGTTAACATACACCATTGATGCGAATAAGAAACTTAGAGTAGCATTTATATATTCTTCACCAATAAACTACAAACTGCACGACCCATCCATAAATGAAACTACTAGTAAGGAGAATGACACAACTCACACCGATACTACTATTAAAATACTTCATCCGATTCTGTCTTGGGTTAGGTTACACGTActaactaagaaaaaataataaatagatgaaaaaaataataattttaaaaaaatttgttgttcaccattaatataataaaggatataagttaaaaaaagtaattaatgtaacattgaaaaattaaaatgataattattttggaataatttttttcttatacaaaaattataatggaACAAACCAAGTATTAATTTTGAAAGCTAAATAAGCAGGAAGAGGTGAAAAGAGATGGATTGAGATTTGAGCCTGCCATATATGAACCAAGCCATAGGCCTTTAGCGACGAATAGATAAACAAACACACAGTATTGATACATAACAAAgtatttgtgattttaattattatacatattAAGACAACATTGAACAGTATAGAGAACGTATGAGTATGTGGGATCAACTGTCAGCTGTTGTAAAACCGAAAGAAGCATAAGACATAGAACCACCATCCCAACTATCATGTACAACTTTGGCCTTTGAATTTTCACCAGCAGCTCCCATGGCCACATGCAATGGGAAGAAGTGATCTGGCCAGGGATGAGCCATTTTTGCATATGGGGCCTTCTCTTCGTATTCATTTACTTCCTCGTATCTACAAGAGCCATGGAATATTGAAACACTTGCATTAAACGATACATAAGAAACATGCTATATATCCTTTTAACCATTACAAGTCTTGTTGATACTTGTCAATGTTACCAAGGGTAAGAGTTAAGAGTTTCTAGCACATCAAAATAACTACATCATGCTTATACCTTAACTACTTGGTAAATAAATGGTAGGAAGATATTGGTCAACGAAAATAGTGAGTCAATTTCATAACTCTAGTTGAAAACTACAGCttactttattcttttttaccacttggtaagctatttcataAGCTCATATAAAGTAATCCATGAATATTGTGATATGTGCAAATAGACAGGTTACCACTTCTAAGATAAAAACTCACCAGAGCCAATCTAAAAGTCAGAGCTACATATACAACAGTACGTAATGCATGTTGGTGAATGTAATCGTTTGGTGCATggataaaatagaataaaacatCCTTTAACCTTTCGTTCTCATTGGCTTTACTCTTTATAGTAGAACCAAAATATGTAGTACTATTTCCGTCCCAAAATATGTAGTCTTAGGTTGTTTTACATAAATAGATGAAATAGAGTAGTattaatattagattttaaaaattaaagtgacATTTGTTAAGAGTATTAATGAAAAAGAacaattaatgttacattaaaaaatcaaatgtaacatttattttagaataatttttttttaaaatacaacatttattttgaaacaaatgaTGCATCAAAtcttatattctattttttttaatatatcaaataaaaaatagagccAACCTTTATGTCATGTTACATCCAAAtgaacctatatatatatataagggtaATGAATTGGCATTTCCAATCCACAATCATAAAGAGTACTCCTATGCATGTGAATGTGGAAACCAAGGCAAAGAGTTAATTACCTTCCATCAAGAAGAGAGGTTTTTAGCCAGGACATAAATGCGGAAGCCCATGGAGCAGGTGGGGTACCACGAGGTGCAATTGCTCTGAGGTTGTGGGTGGCACTCCCAGACCCAACGATAAGAACACCCTCATCCTTAAGAGGAGCCAAAGCCTTTCCCATGTTGTAGTGATAGGTACCACCTTTGTTTGATGAAATAGAGAGTTGACACACTGGGATGTCTGCCTCTGGGTACATCAACAAGAGTGGCACCCATGCACCATGGTCAAGCCCACGTTTCTTATCTTCATCCACATGGCTAAACCCTGATCCTAAGAGTAGCTCCTTCACCCTCTTTGCTAAGTGTGGAGCCCCTGGTGCTGGATACTTCAGCTGCCAATAAAGGGGTACAAGTTAAGATTTTTTCATCCCTATTAGTTTACAATAATTCATGCATTTGTTCAATTAACCGAGTAAACTcccttatatataaattaaagattaaaaaaatagcaagattaatacaaaaaaataaataatttatacattaataatataaaatatactttttagaGAGTCATGTAATCATAACTTAttgtgtatgataaatttaattatttttataagaattacTTTAAGTCACACTTTGTTGTGATTTCTAATTgattaagagtaaaaaaaaaaaatagattcataatacatgaaaattaagctctagcaagaagaagaaaaaatcttaGTATTTGAAAATTTGCAACTCTACTTGAAATATGCTCAAGTCATAATTATCAAATGAGAATACCTGATTCGTAATTTTTACAAGACTTGCTTTTAGGAGAACTTAGTATGTGGTACGTGAGACAGTGAATACAAGATTATTAAAGGAACTCTTTAACTATGTTCAAATAAAGTTTCTTACTTTTACATATTTTGTACACGTATTGGTTGTTAGTGAGTCAGCTTATATACAGTTGGCCGGCCAGAGTTCCAtgatcaactattttttttttagtcgaGCATCTAATTACTCACCATTAAGAAACTACTAGTAGATGGTCAACTATATATGATGTTTAACATTgttatttaaataaagaaactattgttttaagaaaaattaattataaaacatacaaaattaagttaaacaattttaacattgaaataatttttttttataaaatacttaaatctaTGTTACATTATAAAGTCTACATAAGTAAGATAGAaatctatttaaataattatacacTATGAATGCTCGTATGATTCTATCTTGTTTCTTGAATTACATAATCGATTTAGGATCTGTtggatttaaagaaataaaagagatgtaaaataatgtgaaatatttaaattaaaataaaatgtaaatatgagattcacattaatttttaaaattttcatcttaAATGCATTCAAATGTAGATAAACCAGAAATTACCTTAATTATTAACCAGATCCTTTGAAATTAGTTGAGATTTGGCAAGGGATTAAGAGGGGAAAaggttagaacttagaagtcaAAGgtgccaaaagaaaaaaaaaggtttaatatAGTGTTGGAAATGAAAACTTCATGGGTCGGCATTTGTTGGcgtaaaaaaataaagtcaatGCTCTGAAATTGACGCCAGAAACTTCTAAAGACATTGTTAATGTCCACCACCAAGTTGGTCGGAAGCAGTCAAAttattcctctctctctctctatttgtataatttaaaaGGTTTATTgttgaatatttaataaaaatatattagttgaCTGATAATCATTTTGACCAAACCCATTCAAACAAATTGTACATacgaaaatgatatttttatgtatattaattATTCGCTCTTTTCACAATCAATAGTGGGTCTTCAAACAATAATATTTGAGGCCAAAAAGATCAAACATCATTTTCCATTTCACGCAAGAGCTTACGTCACCCCAGAcagtttcttttgtttttctttcaaacAAAGCATATATTCAAAGATCTCAaacaacaaacaatagtaatagatttttttccaatataatttcttaacatttctttaactttagctttaactcaatttcaaaaactaatttgaGAATGAGAATCTCTTATAAActattatttagttttatatttaattgatatgaaacttgaatttttttctaataacttttatattctcgatcaataaaaaaacactgTTAATATAATTCTCAAAGCagtcattataaaaataaaccaatATATCATCggtgtataatttattttttcttaataaagataataattaagCATAGCAACATTGAAGAACATATGTTAGAATTTAGAGAGGGCAAATTAACCTTGTACATGGATTTGGGGAAGCCATAGAAGTCGTAGATGGTATCATTCTGGTGAACGACGTTGACGGTGGGAACATGGGTGTCCCAGTGGGCGGAGATAATAAGAATGGAAGAGGGTCTCGTCGGAAACTGCTCCTTCCACGAATTGAAGAAGTTCCACGCAGGGATTGAATCATCTACGGCAAGAGTTGGTGCTCCATGGGACAAGTAGAATGTCTCCTTCAATCTCAACCCCATATTTCTCTCTTCAATATTCGAAGAATCACCACTTTCTATGATCTTTTCTTCTCTCCTTGCCACAGAATAATTTGAAAAACTGTAACAAAATCTGAAGATCTTATTCATAGAAGACTATAAGACATTAATCAATAAGCTATTTAAAGATTGAATAAGGTGGTTGTGGAGGGTTATtcaacagagagagagagagagtaatgAAACTTTTGTATTATATTCTCCGTGTCTGTGTCTATTACATTTGACCGGCAAACATtttataatgaatttaattaaatgaaacagttttaatattgatgatttttataacattttatattaattgagaCTGTAAATTTGTTATGCCgtattaaaactaaattattttataattaattactagGG
It contains:
- the LOC100810694 gene encoding 4,5-DOPA dioxygenase extradiol-like, which gives rise to MNKIFRFCYSFSNYSVARREEKIIESGDSSNIEERNMGLRLKETFYLSHGAPTLAVDDSIPAWNFFNSWKEQFPTRPSSILIISAHWDTHVPTVNVVHQNDTIYDFYGFPKSMYKLKYPAPGAPHLAKRVKELLLGSGFSHVDEDKKRGLDHGAWVPLLLMYPEADIPVCQLSISSNKGGTYHYNMGKALAPLKDEGVLIVGSGSATHNLRAIAPRGTPPAPWASAFMSWLKTSLLDGRYEEVNEYEEKAPYAKMAHPWPDHFFPLHVAMGAAGENSKAKVVHDSWDGGSMSYASFGFTTADS